The following nucleotide sequence is from Solidesulfovibrio carbinolicus.
GCGCCGGTTTTGCGTTCGATGGCCTTCTGGGCGATGGCGTCCAGGGCGTTTTTGGAGAAGCGCAGCCGCACCTTGTCCAGCTCGAAAAGCTTCTGGTACTGCTTGACCAGGGCGTTTTTCGGCTCGGTGAGGATGCGCACCAGATCGGTCTGGGTCAGTTCCTCAAGGCTTGTGAGGATGGGGATACGGCCGACGAACTCGGGGATCAGGCCAAACTTGATGAGGTCGGCCGGATGGGCCTGGGTCAGCAGCTTGGACAGGTCGTCGTCGCTTTTGGCCTCCACCTTGGCTCCAAATCCCATGGCCGAACCGCGCTGGCGCTGGCCCACGATCTTGTCCAGGCCGATGAACGCGCCGCCCACGATAAAGAGGATATTGGCCGTGTTGAGCCGGATAAACTCCTGCTGCGGGTGCTTGCGGCCGCCCTTGGGCGGGATGTTGGCCTCGGTGCCTTCAATGATCTTGAGAAGCGCCTGCTGCACGCCCTCGCCCGACACGTCGCGGGTGATGGACGGGCTGTCGCCCTTGCGCGCGATCTTGTCGATCTCGTCGATGTAGATGATGCCCTTGCTGGCCGACTCGATGTCGTAGTCGGCGTTTTGCAGCAGCTGGACGAGGATGTTTTCCACGTCCTCGCCCACATAGCCGGCTTCGGTCAGCGTGGTGGCGTCGGCGATGGCAAAGGGCACATTCAAGATTCTGGCCAGGGTCTGGGCCAGCAGCGTCTTGCCCGAGCCGGTGGGGCCGATGAGCAGGATGTTGCTCTTGTCGATCTCCACGTCGTCGGCGCCGGCGGAACCGGCGTAGTAGACGCGCTTGTAGTGGTTGTGCACGGCCACGGCCAGGATCTTCTTGGCCTGTTCCTGACCGATGACGTATTCGTCGAGCAGTCGCTTGATTTCGGCCGGAGCCAGCAGCTTGCCGCCCTCGGTCTCCTCGCTGACGGACTCCTGGGCGATGATTTCGTTGCAAAGCGCCACGCACTCGTCGCAGATGTAGACGTCCGGGCCGGCGATGAGCCGCTGCACTTCGTCCTGGTTCTTGCCGCAAAACGAGCAACACAGCTCGCCCGACACGCTTGCTTTCTTCCTCGTCATACCGGAAATCCCACCCTGCCCGGCGTACCGGGCCTTTTTGACCGCGTCGCGGCCCTCGTGCGGCGTCCTATAAGCAAATCAGAGGGATCTGGTGAACAATCACCCTGAAAAATGGCCTTTTCCTGAAACACACCTGACCGATTTTTCAGGAACAGGCCCCAGGGGCTATTCGGCGTCCTTTTTCTCAAGCCGCTCCCGGGAGGTCAACACCTTGTCGATGAGGCCGTAGGCCACGGCTTCCTCGGCGCTCATGAAATTATCGCGCTCGGTGTCCACCTGGATGCGCTCCATGCTCTGGCCGGTGTGCTTGGCCATGATTTCATTGAGGGTTTCCCGGGTGCGCCGGGTCTCCTTGGCGTGGATCTCGATGTCCGTGGCCTGGCCCTGGTAGCCGCCCGAGGGCTGATGGATCATGATGCGGCTGTGCGGCAGGGCGTAACGCATGCCGGTGGCGCCGGCGCACAGGAGCAGCGCGCCCATGCTGGCGGCCTGGCCCAGGCACAGGGTGGAGACCGGCGGCATGACGTACTGCATGGTGTCGTAGATGGCCAGCCCGGCCGAAACGACGCCTCCGGGAGAATTGATGTACATGAAAATTTCTTTCTCGGGGTCTTCGGACTCAAGAAACAGGAGCTGGGCGCAGATCAGGTTGGCGACGTAGTCGTCCACGGCGCTGCCAAGCAGGATGATGCGGTCGCGCAGCAACCGCGAATAGATGTCATAGGCGCGTTCGGTGCGACCGGTCGTCTCGATGACAATAGGTATCGTGGCCATCTGCTTCCCTTTTGTAGGCCGGAGGCGACGTTTTGCGACGTTTTTGTCGTCAAATCGGGACCGCCACATCCTTCCGGCTTCGGTTGCCGGACAACGCGGCCGCTACGACGCGGCCACGTTGTCCTGATTTCATTTTCAATGCAAGAAGCGGTCCCGCTCCGTCTAGTCCTGGGCTTCCTCGCCGGCCGGCTTTTCGGCCGGGGCGACCTTGGTCACCAGGGCATTGGCGTAAATCAGATCCGCCGCCTTGTCGCACAGCAGCTTGTCGCGCACCATGATCATGAGGCCGTTGTCCTCATAGTAGCGCTTGAGCATGATGACGTCCTGGCCGGCCTGGGTCGAGAGGCGGTAGAAGAACGCGTCCATCTCCTGGGGAGTGACGGTCAATTCTTCCTTCAGGGCCACGGCGGAGAGGAAGATCTGGGTCTTGACCAGCTCCTCGGCGCGCGGGCGCATCTCGCCCTGGAGATCGGCCAGGGTCTTGCCGGTGGATTCCAGGCTCTTGCCCCGGCGCTCCAGCTGCGCCACGAATTCCTCGACCATCTGTCCGAGCTGCTGCTCCACAACGGCGGGCGGCAGCGGGAAGTCCAGGGTGGCCAGCAGGCTGTCCAGCAGCTTCTTCTGGGCCGAGGACCGGTGCAGATCCTCGCGGGACTTCTTGTAGGACATGGTAATGGCTTCGCGCATGTTGTCCAGGTTTTCGAAGTTGCCGGCCTTCTTGGCCAGCTCGTCGTCCACCGGCGGCAGGCTGCGTTCCTTGATGACGTGGACGGCCACCTTCATGGTGACGGTGCGGCCGGCCAGCTCGGTATTGATGAAGTCGGCCGGGAAGGTGACTTCCCCTTCGCCTTCGCTGCCCGAGGCGATGGTCTTGACCAGCTCTTCAAAGGCCGGCAGGGCCTGGCCTTCGCCCAGGGTCATCTCGAAGTTCTCGGCCCGAACGCCGGGGATGGCCTTGCCGTCCTCGAAGGCCTCGAAGGTGACGGACACGACTTCGCCGTCCTTGGCCGGACGGTTTTCGCTGAGCGGCTTCACTTCGGCCAGGTTCTTGCGCACCCGTTCGATGACGGATTCGATATCGGCCTCGGAGACGACGACGTCTTCCTCTTCCACGGCCTGGCCCTTGTATTCGGGCAGATCAAAGGCCGGGGCGTGCTCGAAGCTGAAGGTATATTCCAGGGGCTCGCCCTTGGTCAGGGCCGCTTCGCTCACGTCCAGGCCGGAGAGCGGCGACAGCTTGAGCTCGCCCATGATCTCGTTGATGTGCACGTTGATCAGGTCGGTGGTGGCTTCGCTGACGATCTCTTTCTTGAAGCGCTGCTCGACGACGCTGGACGGCACCTTGCCCTTGCGAAAACCCTTGAGGTCGGTCCGGGAGCGGAACATGGCCACGGCGGAAGCCAGGGCGGCGTTGGCCTCTTCGGCGGGCACGGACACGGTGACCTGCGTTTTGACAGGCGAAAGCTGATTGACGGTATATTCCAAGGCATCCTCCAAGATGTTCGCTGGCGGCCGGGCCGTCGCAGCGGATTTTCGGTCGTATTCAGGAAAAAATCGCAAGCGAATACAAAATGGGTCATGCTACAGGAAGCACCCCAAAATGAAAAGGGCAAAATGCCCCGCCTCCGGCGCGGCGGACCGGGCCGGAACATGGGGGCATAGGCGAGGCGGCGTCAAAAGGCAATCAGGAAGGCGTTCCCCAGCCCCCGCCGCCCGGCGTTTCGATGCAAAGTCTGTCCCCGGCCCGCAACCGCACATGGAACTTGCCCGGCATGGCCATGCCGCCGGTGCGGCGCGTCACCACATTGACGCCGGCCGCCCCTTCCCCGCCGCCGCAAAGGCCCCAGGGGCCGCGCAACCGCCGGTCGGACAACACCGTGGCCTCCATGGGCCCCAGGGCCTCGATCTCGCGCACCAGCCCTTCGCCGCCGACGTGCAATCCCGGACCGCCGGAACCCTGACGCAGGGCGTAGCGCGTCACGCGGATGGGATAGGCGTATTCCAGGGCCTCCACCGGGGTGTTGAGGGTGTTGGTCATGTGGGAGTGGACGGCCGACTGTCCCGGGCCGGCCGCATCGGCCCCGGCCCCGCCGGCCAACGTCTCGTAGTAGGTAAACGGTTTGCCGCTTCTCGGATCGACGCCGCCCATGGCGAGATTGTTCATGGTGCCCTGGGAGGCGGCCGGGATGCGGTCGGGCAAGGCCTGGGACAGGGCCAGCAGGATGACGTCCACCAGACGCTGGGAGGTCTCGACGTTGCCGCCGGCCACGGCGGCCGGAAAGCGGGCGTCGGCCATGGTCCCGGCCTTGGTCGTCACGTCGATGGGCCGCAGGCAGCCAGCGTTGGCCGGCACGGCCCGTCCGGCCAGGGCGCGGAACACATAGAGCGCGGTGGACACGACAATGGCCCGCACGGCGTTTATGCAGCCGGGCGTTTGCGGATCGCTTCGGGAAAAATCCAGTTCGGCCCGGCCGCCTTCGACGGTAAGCGTCAGGCGCAGGGTCGGTTCGTTGGTTCCGGCTCCGTCGTTGTCCAGGCTGTCGGCCGCTTCGTAGGCGCCGTCGGGGATGGACTTGATGGCGGCCTGCATGAGGCGTTCGGCGTAATCGAGCAGCGCAGTCCCCATGGCGGCCAGGCGTTCGCGGCCGTAAGCGGCGGCCAGCTCGGTCAGCCGGGCGATGCCGGTGCGGTTGGCCATGATCTGGGCGGCGAAGTCGCCCTGGCGCTCCAGGGGCGTACGCACGTTGGCCAAAAACAGGTCCATGACGCCCTGGACGATTTCGCCTTCGGCCACGATCCTGACCGGCGGTATGACCAGACCCTCCTGAAAGATGGAGGTGGACAGCGGCATGGAGCCGGCGGACATGCCGCCGACGTCGGCGTGGTGGGCGCGGCAGGCCACGTAGAAAAGCGGCGCGTCGCCGCCGGCATGCACGGGCGCGACCAGGGTGATGTCGGGCAGATGGGTGCCGCCCCGGAAGGGGTCGTTGAGCATGACCATGTCGCCCGGCCCGAGGTCGATGGCGTCAATGGCGGCGCGCACGGACAGCGGCATGGAGCCGAGATGCACGGGAATATGGGCGGCCTGGGCGATCATGTCGCCGCCGGAATCGAACACGGCGCAGGAGAAGTCGCGGCGTTCCTTGATATTCGGCGAATAGGCGGTCCGGGTCAGGGCGACGCCCATTTCCTCGGCCACGGAAGCGAATTTGTTCTTGAACACTTCGAGGGTGATCGGGGTGATGTTCATGGCTGCTCCGTCCCGTCAACCGTTGCGGCGCGCGCCTTGGCGCGCCAGATAGGCCGAAAAATCCCCACTATACGCCCTACTCCCCACATGCGTAAGCTTGCCCGCCACACTCACATGGACTTTTCCGCCGATGTCGCGCCAGCGTTTGCAAAACGCATAATCCTCAGGAAGATAGTTGCGCGTCTCGGGGTCGATCATGGTATCGAAAAAGGCGAAATTGTCCGCCGCCGGTTCGTTGGTGCAGGCAAAGCCGTAGTGCAGTTCCGGGTAGGCCGCCGCCAACTTTACCAGCACTTCGCGCCGCAGCAGCATGAACCCCGTGGCCGCGTACTCCACTTCCAGAAAGCCCTGCCCGTCCACCTGGCAGCCGGGTTTCAACTTCACGGCATAATCGAGGCTGGCCGCCTCGGCCGCGGCCGGCGGCGTACCGGCGGGCTGGGCCATGACCCGGTCCAGGGCGAGGCCCTTGACCGGATAGACGCCGCAGACCACGTCCTTGCCCGAAGCAAGCAGATGCGGCACGAGCAGCGGCTCGAAGGCGATGTCGGCGTCGATGAACAGCAGATGCGTGGCCGACTCGTCGCGCAAGACGGCATTGGCGATGGAGTTGCGCGCCCGGGTGACGAGGCTCTCGTGGCAGGGGGTGAGCAGCCGAAACGGCGTCCTGGCCCGGTTGAGCACGTCCTTTACGCCCATCATGGCGAGCATGTAGGGCACCGTGACCATGCCGCCGAAGCACGGCGTGCCGATGACGAGCATCACGCCGTCGCGGCCCGCCCGCCGTCCACGTTGATGACGAGATTCCCAAACCCGTCCACCTCGGCCGCCACCCCGGGCGGCAGGAAGGTGGTGGCCGAGGTCTCGGCCACCAGGGCCGGGCCGGACAGGGTGCTGCCGGGCAACAGCTTGTCGCGGTCGTACCACATGGCCACCTGCTCCGCGCCCTGACAAATGAGCGGCCGCCAGCCCAAAAGCGCCTCGGCCGGCACGCCCGCCACCAGCCGCTCGGCCTCGGTGAACTGCGGCTTGTCGGTGATGACCCGGGCCCGGATGCGAAGCGTCACGATCTCGATGACGGCCTTGGGATGCTTGAAACCGAAGACCGCTTCGTGGCGGTTGTGGAAAGCCAGAAACGGGTCGGCCACGAACCGGATGGGCAGCTCGTGGGACTGGCCCTGGTAGCGCATGTCGAGCTGGCGTTCCAGGACCATGCGCGCGCCCGGGGCTTCCTCGGCCATGATCTGGCGCGCCCGGGTTTCGAGGTTGCCGAAAAGCCCGGCCACTTCGATGAGATCGGTTTTGTCCGAAGCGGCCATGACCGTCTCGGAAAAATCGCGCACAACGTCGGCAAAAAGCATCCCCAGGGCCGAAAAAAGCCCCGGATGGCGCGGCACGACAACCGTTTTGACGCCCAAAAGCCTGGCCAGGGCCACGGCGTGCAGCCCGCCGGCCCCGCCGTAGGACAGCAAGGCGAAATCGGCCGGATCGTGGCCGCGTTCCACGGAAATGACCCGGATGGCCCGCTCCATGGCCGCCTCGGCCACGGCGATGACCCCCTCGGCCGCCTCGACGGCGGTCAGGCCGCCGGCCGCGCCCAGGGCTGTAAAGAGTTCCGGCAGGCGCTGCGGGAAAAGCGGCATCTGGCCGCCCAGGAAATGGTCCGGGGACAGCCGGCCCAGGAACAGGTTGGCGTCGGTGACGGTCAGCCCGTCGCCTTTGCCGTAGCAGGCCGGGCCGGGCACGGCTCCGGCGCTCTCGGGACCGACGACCAAGGCCCCGCCGGCGTCGAGGCGGGCCAGGGAGCCGCCGCCCGCGCCCACGGTGTGGATGTCGAGCATGGGCGTTTTTATGGGCAGCCCGGCCAGCTCGGTCTCGGCGGCCATGGACAGCGCGCCGTCGAGTAGCGAAACGTCGGTGGAGGTGCCGCCCATGTCAAAGGTGATGAGCCGGTCGAAGCCGGCGGCCTTGCCCATGGCGAGTCCCGCGACCACGCCGCCGGCCGGGCCGGACAGCACCGTGCGCACGGGTTCGCGCCGGGCGGTCTCGGCCCGGATCAGGCCGCCGCTGGACTGCATGACGCAAAGCTGCGCCCCTTCGGGCAGGCCGGCGGCCAGATCGCCGAGATAACCGGCCATGACCGGGGCCACGTAGGCGTTGGCCACGGTGGTGGCGGCCCGCTCGTATTCGCGAAATTCGGCCAGGATGTCCGAGGACAGCGACACCGACAGCCCGGCCTCGGCCAGGGCCTCGCCGAGAAGCAGCTCGTGCTCGGGCTTGAGGAACGAAAAAAGCAGGCACACGGCCGCCGACTCGGCTCCCGAGGCGGCCACCCGGGCCACGAGATCGCGGATGGCCTCGGCGGAAAGCTCCTCGATGACCTTGCCCTCGGCGCTCACCCGCCCGGGCGCGCCGAAGCGCAACGCCTCGGGCACCAGACACGGTTCCTTGCGGCTGGCCAGATCGTAAAGCTCGGGCCGGTTCTGGCGGCCGATGGCGATGATGTCCTCAAAGCCCTGGTTGGTGACGAAGGCCGTGACCGCGCCCCGGCGTTCGAGCAGGGCGTTGGTGGCCACGGTGGAGCCGTGCATGACGCTCCGGGCCGGGACAGCCAGCCGGGCCAGGCCCGAAAGCACGGCCCGGGCCGGGTTGTCCGGGCTCGACGGCAGCTTGACCACGGCAAAACCGTCGTCCGTCCAACAGATGACATCGGTAAACGTGCCGCCGGTATCCACGCCGACAACGGCCATCGCGCCCCCTTTTTCCCTTTTTGCAAGGGATGGCAGCTACCTGGTTGACGAAAATGCAATGCGTCCCACGCCACGAGGCGTGGACCAGGGAGGCGCGCTGGCAAAAAAAATCGCGCGCCGTTCCCGGGCGGCTGGGCCACCCCGGGCCGGGCGGAACCACTATTGCGGATTTCCGATTTTTTTCAAGGGGCAACGCCGTCACGACGACGTGACGGCGTTGCCATGGAATCGAAAGGAAGGATTAGAGGTTTTTGGCCAACAGCTCGCCGAAGGCGGCGCAGCCGATGGTGGTCGCGCCCGGAATCTGGTCGGCCAGATCCACGGTGACCTTTTTTTCGGAGATGGTCTTGTCCATGGAATCATGGATCAATTTGGCGGCTTCATGCCAGCCGATGTGCTCCAGCAACATGGCGCCGCTGAGGATAAGGCTGCCGGGGTTGGCCTTGTCCTTGCCGGCGATGCCCGGGGCGGTGCCGTGGGTGGGCTCGAAAAAGGCCAGCTTCTCGGACATGTTGACGCCCGGGGCCAGGCCCAGTCCGCCGACCTGGGCGGCCAGGGCGTCGGAGATGTAGTCGCCGTTTAAGTTCGTGGTGGCGATGACGGAATAATCCTGGGGCCGCATGAGCGCCACCTGGAACATGTTGTCGGCGATGCGGTCTTTGACCACGATGGGCTTGGTTGCGCCGGCCGCCGCGTCCTGCTCGGTCATGCACTGTCCGGCGAATTCCTGGGCGGCCACTTCGTAGCCGAAGGCCCGGAACGCGCCCTCGGTGTATTTCATGATGTTGCCCTTGTGGACCAGGGTGACGCTGGGCTTTTTGTGGTCCACGGCGTGCTGGATGGCCTTGCGCACCAGCCGCTTGGAGCCGGCCGGGGTGATGGGCTTGATGCCGATGCCGGCGGTCTCGTCCACCTTGGCTCCGAGTTCGTCGCGCAAAAAGGCGATGAGCCGCTTGGCCTCGGGCGTGCCGGTGGCGTACTCGATGCCGGCGTAGACGTCCTCGGTGTTCTCGCGGAAGATGATCATGTCCACGAGATCCGGGCGCTTGACCGGCGATTCGATGCCCTGGAAATAGCGGATGGGCCGAATGCAGGCGTAAAGGTCGAGCACCTGGCGCAGGGTGACGTTGAGGCTGCGGAAACCGCCGCCGACCGGCGTGCCCAGCGGTCCCTTGAAGGCCAGCTCGGCCGTGGTCAGGGCCTCGACTGTGGCCTGGGGAAGGTATTCCCCGACTTCCTTGAAAGCCTTTTCGCCGGCGAGCAGTTCCTTCCACACAAGCTTGCGGGCCCCGCCGTAAGCCTTGTCCACGGCGGCGTCGAGAACCGGCCGCCCGGCCTTCCACACGTCCGGGCCGATGCCGTCGCCCTCGATCCAAAATACCGTCTTTTCCATGCGCCTGGGCTCCTCTTGGGAAAATTTGAACAAAAAAGGAAAATAGAAAGGGAGCCGGTCATTTGTCAACCGGCCGCCCGGCGGCCGGCTGTCCCGGTTCCCCGGCGTCCAGATAATGGGCCGCGAACTGCCGGGCCACCCGCCGTTGCCGGTGTTCGGGCATGGTCCAAAACTCGGCGTCGGCCCCGCACAGGGCCAAAAGCTGGACCAGCGCCGCCTCGCGCCCGTCCCGGTCAAGGGCCGGCCAGTCGGGCCGGGCCATGCGCCGGGCGGCCTCGGCGCGGCAGGCGTCCACATAGCGTTTGGGAATGGGGGCCTCGGCCGCAGCGCGAATGTCCGGGCCGCCGGTCTCCTTAGGCGCGACGCGGCCGCCCTGGCGCAGGTTGCCCAAAAGCGGATATTGCGGCGACGGGACAACTTCCCGCAACACGAAAAGCAGTCCGGTGAACAGCACAAAGGCCAGCGGAATCAGCGGTTTTCGATCCATGAAGGACGTCCCCGGCCGGTCGACGGCGGGCGCGCCCGTCAGCTTTGCCCGCGCCCTGCACCAGTCCCGCGCGTCGGCGGCCAAGCGTCTGCGGCGGCGCAGCGAACGGTCCGAGGGGGCAAGCGGGGTCGACGATCGCTCCCGGCGCTTCCCGGCGGCCGCGCCCAGCCGGCAACTGCGGCCCGGCGCGGGTTGGGAGACATCCCGCCCGTTACGGCTGCGGGGTCTCGGCGGCGTAGCGCCGCAGTTTGGCGGACACGTTGTCCTCGATCCAGTGCCCGTCCCACCACTCGATGGGAATGACGGGCTGGCCCGCGAGATAGACCGCGAAATGCACCTGGTCGCCCGGAGTCAGGCCCGTGGTTCCGGTCGTGCCAAGGGGGTCGCCCTTTTTGAGCACATCGCCAGCTTTGACGGCAATGGAGCCGAGGTTGGCGTAGACCGTCAACAGGGCCAGGCCGTGATCCATGACCACGGTGTTGCCGTAGACGCCAAGGGATCCGGCAAAGACCACGTCCCCGGCGTTGGCGGCCGGGACTTGCGCTCCAGGAACCGAAGCAAGGCCTATGCCGTCGCTGAGCTCCCGCCCGATCTCCTGACCTTTATACATATAGATGCGGTCAGCCCCGAAGGAGCCGCGCACCACCGACCGGGGCAGGTAGATGAAGCCGCCGTCCCACAAAGGCTCGGGACCGGACTTGGCCGACAGCGACCCGATGAAGGCGGCGTTTTGCCGGCGCAACTCGGTGTTTAACTTTTTAAAACGCTCCACCGGATCGCGCTCCTGGGGGAACAGTCCGGCGAAGGCCGGCAGGCGGGCGGCCAGGAACTCGTCGGTGATCTCCACCCGCTCCTCGCGAAACCGCCGTTTAATGGCCATATTGACGAAAAATCCGGTTTTTTCGTTGCCCGCGGCGTCCTCCACAAAAAGCCTGGGCTTGTAGGCCTCGGCGTCGAGGTCGCTGGGGAAGGCGAACAGGCAGGCGTATTGGCCGCTTTTTTGCTTGTAGCCCGGGAAGAACCGATCACCCACCACCACGCCGCTACGCGCCACGTCTTTGTTCACTTCATAGACGACCAGCCCGGCTCCGCCCTGGCGCATGTAATGCGCCGGAGTCAGGGCCTTGATGGTGGGAGGCACGGGATCGAGCAACATGCGCTTGGTGACCCGGGCGGCGTTGCCGGCCCCGAGGTTGGCGTGGGAGCCGTCGTGGGCGGCGATCTGGATTTCAAAGGCGCCGCCGCGCAGTTCCGAGTGTTCCAGGCTGAAACGTTCGCTGACCTGGTCGCGGGGCGGATCGTAGACCCGGCGCAGCACGTCGGCCCGGCGCTGGCCCTGGGCCACGGTGACGGTGAGCGACCGGATGCCGGACTGGTCGTCGGAAGCGGTGACCACGAAGGGGCGCTTGAGCGAGGCGGCCTCGGCCTGGGGCGAGAGCGTTACCTGCGGCTTTTCGGCGTCCTTGAGGAACAGCTGATAGCCGGCGAACCCGGCGACGATAAGCGGCGAGGCCAGGAGGCCAAGGGCCAGGAGCCAGAAGGCCGGCCCCGTTTTTCCGCTTTTTTTAAACGGCTTTAAAATGCGCATGGTGCAAGTATCCCCTGTCGCCGCGGTGGCGACACTATAGGCGAGGCCGGCCGGCCGGGCAAGCCGCCCGGCGGCGAAACGGAGTTTGCATGGCTGACGACGAAAAAACGACGCCCCAAACGTCGCCGCCCAAGAGCGGCCTGGGCATGGCGGCGGCCACGGCCGCCTTGGCCGTGTCGGCCCTGGCGCTTGCCCAGGCCGGCGACTGGCTGCGCCAGGCCACGGGCGAGCTGCGCCACGAAACCGTGCTCATGGCCCAGGACGCGGCCATGGCCCGGTCCGAGGCGGCCATGGCCGCCGGGCTTTTTGCCATCGATCCCGAGGAACGTCGCCGGCTGCGCCTGACGGCCACGGCGTACTGCCCGGACTGCCTCGACGACGACGGGCCGCAGCTTTCGGCCTCGGGCGCGCCGGTGCGGGCCGGCCGCACGGTCGCCGTCTCCCGCGACCTGCGTCGACTCCTTGGCCGCAAGGTCTTTATCGAAGGCGTGGGCGTGCGGGTGGTGGAAGACCTCATGCACCCCCGTCATGCCGGCCGGCTGGATCTGTGCCTGCCCAACAAGCGCCAGGCCGTGGATTTCGGGGTGCAAACCCTCGAAGTGGTGATCCTCGACTGAAGCCGGCTCCGCCCGGCCCAACTGCTTCCCGGACCGGAACGCTGCTTTCCCGGGACCGCCGTCCCGGCCCCCGCCTGCGTACCCGTCGCCCCCCTCAGTAGGCCCCGCGCATGCTGCACACCACCGGAATGGTGCGCAGCAAAATCTTGAGGTCCAGGGCCACCGACCAGGTGTCCACGTACTCGATGTCCAGCTCCATCATGCGCTCGAAGCTCGTGGCGTTGCGCCCGCTGATCTGCCACAGGCAGGTGATGCCGGGCTTGACGCCAAAGCGCCGGCGCGGCCAGGTCTTTTCGATGCGCTCCACGTCGCGAAGCGGCAGCGGCCGGGGGCCGACCAGACTCATGTCGCCGCGAAGGACGTTGACCAGCTGGGGCAGCTCGTCGATGCTCGTGCGCCGCAACAATCGGCCCAGAGGGGTGACGCGCGGGTCGTTTTTGATCTTGAACAGCGCCCCGTCCATCTCGTTTTGGGCCTCAAGCTCCTCCTGCAGGTCCGGGGCGTTTTCCACCATCGTGCGGAACTTGTAGAACATGAACCGCCGCTTCCCCAGGCCCACCCGCTCCTGGGCGAAAATGGCCGGACCGGGCGAGGTCAGCCGCACCAGCGCCCAGACCACGGCCAGAAGCGGCGACAGCGCGACCAGGGCGGCCAGGGACACGGACACGTCCAGGAACCGCTTGAGGATGCGCTCGCGTTCGTCGGCCAGGCTGCTCGACAAGGTGGACACGACCTCGCCGCCATGACTGGCCGGGCGGCTTCCAGGATTTTTCAGGGCAAATAGCCGGGCCACCACCGTGGCCGTGACCCCCTGCTCCTCGCAGGCCGTGACCAACCCCGTGCCCAGGCGGCTCAATTCCTCCAGCGGCAGGCAGATCACCACCTCGTCCACCACCTGCTCGCGCAGGTAGTCGGCCAGATCGTCGAACCGACAGACCAGACGGGCCGCTTCAGGCTGCGAACCCATGGGCGCGATTTCCCAGCCATCGGCCACAAAGCCCATGAAGCGCCGGCCCTGTTCGGGATGGGCCAGCATCTCCCGGGCGATCTCCTGGGCCCGCTCCCCGGTTCCCGCCACCAGCACCCGACGGCGCAAGAGTCCCTGGGCCTCGCCCATAAACAGCAGCCGGCGCAGGGCCAGACGCGAAGCCACACAGCCCGAAGCCGCCATCAGCCAAAAGGCGGCCAGGAAGACGGGCGTGGCCAGGGGCGGACGCAGGGCGGCCGCGCCTAAAAGCAAGGCCATGACCACGCCGGTGACGGACTTGACCACCTGCTTGACGGCCAGGCGGCGGTCATACAGGGCGGTTTCGGTATAGACGCCGAAAAACGGGAAAATGATCAGGGTGGCGGCCAGGACGCCAAGCAGCAGCCCAAGGCTTCCCGGGTCCAGGTGCAGATGGGCGGCATTGGCCGTTTCCGGGGAAAAAGCCGTGGAGACCGCCGCCGCGACAACAAGCGACAGCGCGGCCAGGGCCAGATCAAGGGCGCGAAGCCAGGTGATGGCTCCCTGTCTTGAGGCGAAGGGCAAGGGGTTCCCCCAGCGGTTGCGGCTCGGCCACGGCGGCCGGGCCAGTCGTGATGCGCGGTCCTCAAACGGCCCGGCCCCGCGCAGCCACAAAGGCTACTCCATCCGCACAGGGAAATGCAACCTCCGCGCCATTTTCACGTCTTAACCGCGACAACGGCCAAAGGCGCGTTTCGAGGACGCCTCCCTAGGGCACCAGCAGCACCTTGACGTCGCAGACGTTGGTGTTGGTGGGGCCGGTCTTGAGCAGCCGGCCCACGGCCTCGAAATAATGGTAGGCGTCGTTGGCCGCCAGAAACGCCCGGGGATCAAGGCCCAGCCCCTGGCCTTCGCGCAGGATGGCCAGGCTGGCAAACGCCCCGGTGGCGTCGGTGGGCCCGTCGGAACCGTCGGTGGAGGCGGCCAGGAACACGGCCTCCTCGGCGTTGCGGGGTTCCCC
It contains:
- the clpX gene encoding ATP-dependent Clp protease ATP-binding subunit ClpX, yielding MTRKKASVSGELCCSFCGKNQDEVQRLIAGPDVYICDECVALCNEIIAQESVSEETEGGKLLAPAEIKRLLDEYVIGQEQAKKILAVAVHNHYKRVYYAGSAGADDVEIDKSNILLIGPTGSGKTLLAQTLARILNVPFAIADATTLTEAGYVGEDVENILVQLLQNADYDIESASKGIIYIDEIDKIARKGDSPSITRDVSGEGVQQALLKIIEGTEANIPPKGGRKHPQQEFIRLNTANILFIVGGAFIGLDKIVGQRQRGSAMGFGAKVEAKSDDDLSKLLTQAHPADLIKFGLIPEFVGRIPILTSLEELTQTDLVRILTEPKNALVKQYQKLFELDKVRLRFSKNALDAIAQKAIERKTGARGLRNVMESIMLDIMYKLPSLTGVKECVINKAVVEKGIEPLLFYHQEVKSA
- the clpP gene encoding ATP-dependent Clp endopeptidase proteolytic subunit ClpP, with amino-acid sequence MATIPIVIETTGRTERAYDIYSRLLRDRIILLGSAVDDYVANLICAQLLFLESEDPEKEIFMYINSPGGVVSAGLAIYDTMQYVMPPVSTLCLGQAASMGALLLCAGATGMRYALPHSRIMIHQPSGGYQGQATDIEIHAKETRRTRETLNEIMAKHTGQSMERIQVDTERDNFMSAEEAVAYGLIDKVLTSRERLEKKDAE
- the tig gene encoding trigger factor, whose amino-acid sequence is MEYTVNQLSPVKTQVTVSVPAEEANAALASAVAMFRSRTDLKGFRKGKVPSSVVEQRFKKEIVSEATTDLINVHINEIMGELKLSPLSGLDVSEAALTKGEPLEYTFSFEHAPAFDLPEYKGQAVEEEDVVVSEADIESVIERVRKNLAEVKPLSENRPAKDGEVVSVTFEAFEDGKAIPGVRAENFEMTLGEGQALPAFEELVKTIASGSEGEGEVTFPADFINTELAGRTVTMKVAVHVIKERSLPPVDDELAKKAGNFENLDNMREAITMSYKKSREDLHRSSAQKKLLDSLLATLDFPLPPAVVEQQLGQMVEEFVAQLERRGKSLESTGKTLADLQGEMRPRAEELVKTQIFLSAVALKEELTVTPQEMDAFFYRLSTQAGQDVIMLKRYYEDNGLMIMVRDKLLCDKAADLIYANALVTKVAPAEKPAGEEAQD
- a CDS encoding hydantoinase B/oxoprolinase family protein, whose translation is MNITPITLEVFKNKFASVAEEMGVALTRTAYSPNIKERRDFSCAVFDSGGDMIAQAAHIPVHLGSMPLSVRAAIDAIDLGPGDMVMLNDPFRGGTHLPDITLVAPVHAGGDAPLFYVACRAHHADVGGMSAGSMPLSTSIFQEGLVIPPVRIVAEGEIVQGVMDLFLANVRTPLERQGDFAAQIMANRTGIARLTELAAAYGRERLAAMGTALLDYAERLMQAAIKSIPDGAYEAADSLDNDGAGTNEPTLRLTLTVEGGRAELDFSRSDPQTPGCINAVRAIVVSTALYVFRALAGRAVPANAGCLRPIDVTTKAGTMADARFPAAVAGGNVETSQRLVDVILLALSQALPDRIPAASQGTMNNLAMGGVDPRSGKPFTYYETLAGGAGADAAGPGQSAVHSHMTNTLNTPVEALEYAYPIRVTRYALRQGSGGPGLHVGGEGLVREIEALGPMEATVLSDRRLRGPWGLCGGGEGAAGVNVVTRRTGGMAMPGKFHVRLRAGDRLCIETPGGGGWGTPS
- a CDS encoding glycosyltransferase family protein; this encodes MLVIGTPCFGGMVTVPYMLAMMGVKDVLNRARTPFRLLTPCHESLVTRARNSIANAVLRDESATHLLFIDADIAFEPLLVPHLLASGKDVVCGVYPVKGLALDRVMAQPAGTPPAAAEAASLDYAVKLKPGCQVDGQGFLEVEYAATGFMLLRREVLVKLAAAYPELHYGFACTNEPAADNFAFFDTMIDPETRNYLPEDYAFCKRWRDIGGKVHVSVAGKLTHVGSRAYSGDFSAYLARQGARRNG